The Agromyces sp. 3263 DNA segment GCGACCGTGCCGATGGTGACGGCGATGAGCATGATGATGACGGAGGTCCATGCCGCGGGCGAGTGTCCGTGGCCGGGATCTGCGTGCTCGGTGCTCATGTTGCTCCTTCGTTGCTGGGGTTTCGGGGGCCAGTCTAGCGGTTCGGTCCGGCGGGCTCGGTGGGGTCGCCGGTGGGGTCGTCGCCGCGGCTGAGGTCGTCCCAGTCGTCGATGGCCCGGTCGGATGCCGCTCGCCCGCCGGCACCCGTCTCGACCGGCTCGTCGGCGTCCTCGAGGCGGGCCGACCGGTATCGGCGCGACGACGAGGGCCAGCGCGTCCCGGTGACGAGGACGGCGACGCCGGCGAGCACGAGCAGCACTCCCCCGGCGACGGCGATGGCCGGCCAGGCGGTGGCCGTCACGCCGGCCACGAGCTCAGCGGTCGGGCCGGAACCCGACACGCCCGTGGCATCCGTCACCGCCGGCGCCACCGCGGCCACGGGGCCGCCGAGCGACATGCCGGCGGCGAGCAGCACGCAGCCCCCGAGCACGACCTCGAGCAGGCCCAGGATGATGCGGATGCCGGGACCGGCGATCGCGAGGGCCGCGACGAGTGCGAGTCCGGCCAGGCCGAGTGCGGCGAGGGCCGGCGACGCGACGCTGCCGGGAACGGCGATCGCGTCGTCGGAGCCCTGCGCCGCGGCATCCGCGAGTCGCAGTTCGAACCAGGTCTGGCTCCACGAGAGCAGGGCGAGGCCGGCGCCGACGATCGTGGCCACGATGATGGGCAGCTTCATGCGCGAGGCGCTCACTCGACCCTCCGCATGGCGTTCGCCACCGCGACCGCGCGCAGCGGCGCCGCGGCCTTGTTCTGCGACTCCTGGAACTCCGACTCGGGCACGGAGTCGGCGACGAGCCCCCCACCCGCCTGCACCCGGGCGATCCCACCCGAGATGGTGGCGGTGCGGATGGCGATCGCGAGGTCGGCGTCGCCGCCGAAGCCGAAGTACCCCACGACACCGCCGTAGAGCCCGCGCTGGGCGGGTTCGAGCTCGTCGATGATCTCGAGCGCGCGCGGCTTCGGCGCACCCGAGAGCGTGCCGGCCGGGAAGGTCGCGCGGAACACGTCGACCGCGTTCGCCCCCGGCGCGAGGTCACCCTCGACGGACGACACCAGGTGCATGATGTGGCTGAACCGCTCCACGCGCATGAACTCGGTCACCTCGACCGATCCGGCCGTGCAGACCTTGGCGAGGTCGTTGCGTGCCAGGTCGACGAGCATGAGGTGCTCGGCCTGCTCCTTCGGATCGGCGACGAGCTCGGCCTCGAGGTCCGCGTCCTGCTCGGGCGACGCACCCCGAGGCTTCGAGCCCGCGATCGGGTGCGTGAAGACACGGCCGTCCTCGACCTTCACGAGCGCCTCGGGCGAGGAGCCGACGATCCAGTAGGGCTCGCCCGCGGGGTCGTCGAGGTGCAGCACGTACATGTACGGACTCGGGTTGAGGCTCCGGAGCACCCGGTAGACGTCGATCGGGTCGGCGGTCGCGACCTGCTCGAAGCGCTGCGACACCACGACCTGGAAGATGTCTCCCTCGCGGATGTACTCCTTCGACCGCTCCACGGCGGCGAGGAAGTCGGCCTTCTCCGTGCGGTGCGTGGGCGTCGCGGCGGTCGACAGGTCGATCTCGGCGAGCCAGGCCTCCGACGGGCGGGCGAGCCGCCGCTGCATCCGGTCGAGGCGCTCCTGCGCGTCCACCCAGAGCGCCTCGGGCGACTCGTCGCCGTCGTTCAGGGTGGACGCGACGAGCTGCACGGTGCCGGTGCGGTGGTCGATGACGACGAGCTCGGAGACGAAGGAGAACGCCTGGCCCGGCATCCGGAAGTCGGCGGGCGGCCGGTTCGGCAGGTGCTCGATCTGACGGATCGCCTCCCACCCGATGAAGCCGACGAGCCCGCCGGTCAGTGGCGGCGCTCCGGGCACGTCCTCGGTGCGCCAGCGCTCGAAGAGCGCCTCCAGCGCGGCGAGGGGCGCGAGACCGGCGGCCCCGCCCAACGCACGTTCGGCCGACAGCCCGTAATCCTGCCATTCGACGCGCCCGTCGCGTTCGGTCAGCACGCCGTACGACGAGGCGCCGACGAAGGAGTACCGCGACCAGATGCCGCCCTGTTCGGCGGACTCGAGCAGGAAGGTGCCGGGGCGGCCCTCGGCCAGCTTGCGGTAGATGCCGACGGGAGTCTCGCCGTCGGCGAAGAGCTCACGGGACACGGGCACGACCCTGCGGCCCGGCAGCAGGGCGGTGAACTCGTCGAAGCTCGTCGTGGCGGGCACTCGGCCTCCTCGTGTCGGTGGACGTCGTGTCAGTCGGCGGGTGCCTGTGCGGGTGCGGCGGCAGCGGTCGGCACGGGCGCCGCGCCCACCACGACCTCGAGCGGGTCGCCGTCGAAGCACGTACGGGTGCCGGTGTGGCACGCCGCGCCGACCTGCTCCACCGTGACCAACAGCGTGTCGGCGTCGCAGTCGAGCGCTGCGGCGCGCACGTACTGCACGTGGCCCGACGTATCGCCCTTGCGCCAGTACTCCTGCCGGGACCGGGACCAGAACGTCACCCGGCCCTCGGTGAGCGTGCGGCGCATCGCCTCGCGGTCCATCCAGCCGAGCATCAGCACCTCACCGGTGCCCTCCTGCTGGATGATGGCGGGCAACAGGCCGTCGGCGTTGAACAGCGCGCGGTCGACGGCGGATGCCCCCGGCGCCCACGACTCCTCGTCGCGTTCCAGCTCCTCGTCGCCGGCTTCGCTCATCGCACGATCCTTCCGTCCGCGGCGAGGGCGGCCTTCACCTCGCCGATCGTCACCTCGCCATTGTGGAACACGGATGCCGCGAGCACCGCGTCAGCCCCCGCTGCGATCGCCGGCGCGAAGTCCCCGACGGCGCCGGCGCCGCCCGACGCGATCACGGGGACGCCCGCGAGCTCGTGCATCAGCGCGGTGAGCTCGAGGTCGAAGCCCGCCTTGGTGCCGTCGGCGTCGATGGAGTTGACCAGCAGCTCGCCCGCGCCCAGGTCGATGGCCCGGCGCGCCCAGTCGAGCGCGTCCAGGTCGGTCTCGGTGCGGCCGCCGTGCGTGGTCACCACGAAGCCCGAGGCCGTGCGCCGCGAGCGCTTCACGTCGAGCGAGAGCACGCACACCTGGGCGCCGAACCGGTCGGCGATCTCGGCGATGAGCTCGGGGCGGGCGATCGCCGCGCTGTTGACGCCGATCTTGTCGGCGCCGTGGCCGAGGAGCCGCGCCACGTCCTCGGCCGAGCGGACGCCGCCGCCCACGGTCAGCGGGATGAACACCTGCTCGGCGACCCGCTGCACCATGTCGTACGTGGTGGAGCGGTCGTCCACGGTGGCCGTGACGTCGAGGAAGGTGAGCTCGTCGGCGCCCTGCTCGGAATAGCGGGCGGCCAGCTCGACGGGGTCGCCCGCGTCGCGCAGGTTCTGGAAGTTGACGCCTTTCACGACGCGGCCGGCGGCCACGTCGAGGCATGGGATCACACGGACGGCGAGGGACATCCGCGCCTCACAACCGGGCCGCGTGGATGGCGCTGACGAGGATCGCCCGTGCCCCGAGCGAGTACAGCTCGTCCATGACGTGGTTCATGTCCACCCGTGGGATCATCACGCGTACGGCGACCCACTCGGGGTCGTGCAGCGGCGACACCGTGGGCGACTCGAAGCCCGGGGCGGCCGCGGTGGCGCGCTCGAGGTGCGCGACCGGCACGTCGTAGTCGAGCAGCACGTACTGTCGGGCGACGAGCACGCCCTGCAGGCGCCGCAGCAGGGTGTCGGCACCGGGCCGCTCGACGCCCGAGCCGATCAGCACCGCTTCGGACTCGAGGATGACCGGGCCGAAGATCTCGAGGCCGGCCTGGCGGAGTGTCGAGCCCGTCGACACGACGTCGGCCACGGCGTCGGCCACCCCGAGCCGCACCGCCGACTCCACGGCGCCGTCGAGCTTCACGAGCTTCGACGTGACGCCGTGCCCGGCGAGGAAGTCGCCGACGAGGCCCGGGTAACTGGTGGCCACGCGAACGCCGTCGAGGTCGGCGAGGTCGGCGAAGCCCCCCGCCGGTCCGGCGAAGCGGAACGTCGAGTCGCCGAAGCCGAGCGGGGCGATCTCGGTCGCCTCCGAGCCGGAGTCGAGCAGCAGGTCGCGCCCGGTGATGCCGACGTCGAGCGCGCCCGAGCCCACGTAGGTCGCGATGTCGCGCGGACGGAGGTAGAAGAACTCGACCCCGTTGCGCGGGTCGGCGGTGTGGAGGTCGCGCGGGTCGCGGCGACCGGTGTAGCCGGCCTCCCACAGCATCTGCGCGGCGGTCTCGGCGAGCGAGCCCTTGTTGGGCACGGCGATTCGGAGCATTTCCTGCCTCATGGTTCAGGCGACACGGTCGTGTCGACGGAGCTGATCGGTCATGGGGTCATGCGCGATCAGAGATGTCGGTACACGTCGGCCGGCGCGAGCCCCTTCGCGAGCATGAGCACCTGCAGGTGGTAGAGCAGCTGCGAGATCTCCTCAGCGGTCTCGTCGTCGCTCTGGTACTCGGCGGCCATCCAGACCTCGGCCGCCTCCTCGACGATCTTCTTGCCGATGGCGTGCACGCCGGCGTCGAGCTGTCGAACCGTGCCGGAACCCTCGGGGCGGGTGCGGGCCTTATCGCTGAGCTCGACGAACAGGTCGTCGAAGGTCTTCACCCGTCTAGGCTACCGGTGCGCGTGCGTGTGCGCCGACGCGGCGTCGCGCAGCGACGCGATGCGGTCGGCGGGCACTTCGCCGCCGA contains these protein-coding regions:
- a CDS encoding Trp biosynthesis-associated membrane protein — translated: MSASRMKLPIIVATIVGAGLALLSWSQTWFELRLADAAAQGSDDAIAVPGSVASPALAALGLAGLALVAALAIAGPGIRIILGLLEVVLGGCVLLAAGMSLGGPVAAVAPAVTDATGVSGSGPTAELVAGVTATAWPAIAVAGGVLLVLAGVAVLVTGTRWPSSSRRYRSARLEDADEPVETGAGGRAASDRAIDDWDDLSRGDDPTGDPTEPAGPNR
- the hisI gene encoding phosphoribosyl-AMP cyclohydrolase is translated as MSEAGDEELERDEESWAPGASAVDRALFNADGLLPAIIQQEGTGEVLMLGWMDREAMRRTLTEGRVTFWSRSRQEYWRKGDTSGHVQYVRAAALDCDADTLLVTVEQVGAACHTGTRTCFDGDPLEVVVGAAPVPTAAAAPAQAPAD
- a CDS encoding phosphoribosyl-ATP diphosphatase — encoded protein: MKTFDDLFVELSDKARTRPEGSGTVRQLDAGVHAIGKKIVEEAAEVWMAAEYQSDDETAEEISQLLYHLQVLMLAKGLAPADVYRHL
- the hisF gene encoding imidazole glycerol phosphate synthase subunit HisF, with the translated sequence MSLAVRVIPCLDVAAGRVVKGVNFQNLRDAGDPVELAARYSEQGADELTFLDVTATVDDRSTTYDMVQRVAEQVFIPLTVGGGVRSAEDVARLLGHGADKIGVNSAAIARPELIAEIADRFGAQVCVLSLDVKRSRRTASGFVVTTHGGRTETDLDALDWARRAIDLGAGELLVNSIDADGTKAGFDLELTALMHELAGVPVIASGGAGAVGDFAPAIAAGADAVLAASVFHNGEVTIGEVKAALAADGRIVR
- a CDS encoding anthranilate synthase component I — its product is MPATTSFDEFTALLPGRRVVPVSRELFADGETPVGIYRKLAEGRPGTFLLESAEQGGIWSRYSFVGASSYGVLTERDGRVEWQDYGLSAERALGGAAGLAPLAALEALFERWRTEDVPGAPPLTGGLVGFIGWEAIRQIEHLPNRPPADFRMPGQAFSFVSELVVIDHRTGTVQLVASTLNDGDESPEALWVDAQERLDRMQRRLARPSEAWLAEIDLSTAATPTHRTEKADFLAAVERSKEYIREGDIFQVVVSQRFEQVATADPIDVYRVLRSLNPSPYMYVLHLDDPAGEPYWIVGSSPEALVKVEDGRVFTHPIAGSKPRGASPEQDADLEAELVADPKEQAEHLMLVDLARNDLAKVCTAGSVEVTEFMRVERFSHIMHLVSSVEGDLAPGANAVDVFRATFPAGTLSGAPKPRALEIIDELEPAQRGLYGGVVGYFGFGGDADLAIAIRTATISGGIARVQAGGGLVADSVPESEFQESQNKAAAPLRAVAVANAMRRVE
- the hisG gene encoding ATP phosphoribosyltransferase, producing MLRIAVPNKGSLAETAAQMLWEAGYTGRRDPRDLHTADPRNGVEFFYLRPRDIATYVGSGALDVGITGRDLLLDSGSEATEIAPLGFGDSTFRFAGPAGGFADLADLDGVRVATSYPGLVGDFLAGHGVTSKLVKLDGAVESAVRLGVADAVADVVSTGSTLRQAGLEIFGPVILESEAVLIGSGVERPGADTLLRRLQGVLVARQYVLLDYDVPVAHLERATAAAPGFESPTVSPLHDPEWVAVRVMIPRVDMNHVMDELYSLGARAILVSAIHAARL